Proteins encoded by one window of Salvia splendens isolate huo1 chromosome 5, SspV2, whole genome shotgun sequence:
- the LOC121804865 gene encoding VIN3-like protein 2 isoform X3 has product MEPSALEGSLSMEQKRQLIYEVSKWPEAEGASEMFQAWSRQEILQVLCVELGKERKYTGLTKSKLIENLMKIVREKISQEPGTANASEVDPSLENGERTPKRQRKSDHPNHLVVANGAAVVTTDIDSNNNTMCCKNSACKAKMDHNDVFCKRCSCCICHQYDDNKDPSLWLICNADPPFRGLSCGMSCHLECALQHENSGISQDRQDKGLDGSFCCVSCGKVNDLLSSWRKQLVVARDTRRVDILCYRLSLSQKILAGTKHYQHLSSIIDKAVQKLEEDVGPLTGLPVKKARGIVNRLSSGREIQRLCASTLESLDFMLSNRASDMSSVGCNVLGPELVRFADIRASSLMVILNPDDSNMGDVDGYTLWHRKADDADYPGEPTCRLFKPNTKFLLSGLASATQYVLKVVALYTDREAGFCELRFQTQDEEPKSKILEVERSESPVTTNCSSLSNPSSVEDETNNTVPCSNVSDQSQKEATTMAGDIISLLHEEYSMVKTSCSPQEAGTLVKESNKESSNVQMAEDTSTDNGSNTPPRTSLECVPSSEAGLPITPCRFENAKEDAGRGSWPKFGWKDVKTRGERDTEPQAGSSSRKRNGERRDEECSGIGDKDFEYYVKVIRWLEREGHIEMGFRQKFLTWYSLRATPQEARVVKVFIDTFVEDPESLAGQLVDSFSDMVSNKRCLTIPAGFCSKLWH; this is encoded by the exons ATGGAGCCTTCTGCTTTGGAAG GAAGTTTAAGTATGGAGCAGAAGAGACAGCTAATCTATGAAGTTTCAAAGTGGCCAGAGGCAGAGGGTGCATCCGAAATGTTTCAGGCGTGGAGCCGCCAAGAGATACTGCAGGTCCTCTGTGTAGAGCTCGGGAAAGAAAGGAAGTACACCGGATTAACAAAGTCGAAACTAATAGAGAATCTTATGAAAATCGTACGTGAAAAGATATCACAGGAGCCTGGGACTGCAAATGCTTCCGAAGTGGATCCTTCATTAGAAAACGGTGAAAGGACTCCCAAGAGGCAAAGGAAATCCGATCATCCAAATCACCTGGTTGTTGCAAACGGTGCTGCAGTTGTGACCACCGACATTgattcaaataataataccatGTGCTGTAAGAACTCAGCTTGTAAGGCCAAAATGGATCACAATGATGTCTTCTGCAAGAGGTGTTCATGCTGCATTTGTCATCAGTATGATGACAACAAGGACCCCAGCCTGTGGTTGATTTGCAACGCGGACCCTCCATTTCGTGGTCTGTCGTGTGGCATGTCGTGCCATCTTGAATGCGCCTTACAGCATGAGAATTCTGGCATCTCACAGGATAGGCAGGATAAGGGGCTCGATGGGAGCTTCTGTTGTGTATCTTGCGGAAAGGTGAATGATTTGCTCAG TTCTTGGAGAAAGCAACTGGTAGTGGCAAGGGATACGAGGCGTGTTGACATACTGTGCTACAGGCTCTCCTTGAGCCAGAAGATTCTTGCTGGTACCAAACACTACCAGCACCTATCCAGCATCATTGACAAAGCAGTGCAAAAGCTTGAAGAAGATGTAGGCCCTCTAACCGGTCTACCTGTGAAGAAGGCTCGAGGGATTGTGAACCGTCTATCATCAGGCCGAGAAATTCAGAGACTTTGTGCTTCAACTTTGGAGTCTCTAGACTTCATGCTGTCTAACAGAGCTTCTGATATGTCTTCtg TAGGTTGCAATGTACTTGGCCCAGAACTTGTCAGGTTCGCTGACATCCGTGCTTCATCTCTCATGGTGATTCTGAATCCGGACGATTCAAATATGGGAGATGTCGATGGATACACCTTGTGGCATCGGAAAGCTGATGATGCGGACTATCCTGGAGAGCCTACTTGCAGATTGTTTAAACCAAACACTAAGTTCTTGCTTTCCGGTCTAGCTTCTGCAACGCAGTATGTTCTCAAGGTTGTTGCCCTTTACACGGATCGAGAGGCAGGCTTCTGTGAACTAAGGTTTCAGACTCAAGATGAGGAGCCAAAGTCTAAAATCTTGGAAGTGGAAAGGAGTGAGAGCCCAGTGACCACCAACTGCAGCAGTCTGTCTAATCCCTCTTCTGTTGAAGACGAGACAAACAATACTGTCCCTTGCAGCAACGTCTCGGATCAGAGCCAGAAGGAGGCAACGACGATGGCTGGGGATATAATATCTCTGCTGCACGAGGAGTACAGTATGGTAAAGACCAGCTGCAGCCCACAAGAGGCAGGCACATTGGTGAAAGAAAGCAACAAGGAGTCTTCAAATGTGCAAATGGCTGAGGACACGAGCACTGACAATGGGTCTAACACGCCTCCTCGGACTAGCCTAGAATGTGTCCCCAGCTCGGAAGCCGGCCTGCCCATCACTCCCTGCAGGTTTGAGAATGCAAAAGAGGACGCTGGCAGGGGCAGCTGGCCTAAATTTGGCTGGAAAGACGTCAAAACGAGAGGTGAGAGGGACACGGAGCCTCAAGCAGGGAGCTCATCAAGGAAAAGGAATGGTGAGAGGAGAGATGAAGAATGCAGTGGCATAGGAGACAAGGACTTTGAGTACTACGTGAAGGTGATCCGTTGGCTGGAGCGCGAGGGCCATATTGAGATGGGGTTTCGCCAGAAATTCTTGACATGGTACAGCCTGAGAGCAACGCCACAGGAGGCACGCGTTGTGAAGGTATTCATCGATACATTTGTCGAAGATCCTGAGTCTCTTGCTGGGCAGCTTGTTGATTCTTTCTCTGATATGGTTTCGAATAAGAGGTGTTTGACAATCCCGGCTGGATTTTGTTCGAAGCTTTGGCACTGA
- the LOC121804865 gene encoding VIN3-like protein 2 isoform X1, with protein MFGGSGKRGSLSMEQKRQLIYEVSKWPEAEGASEMFQAWSRQEILQVLCVELGKERKYTGLTKSKLIENLMKIVREKISQEPGTANASEVDPSLENGERTPKRQRKSDHPNHLVVANGAAVVTTDIDSNNNTMCCKNSACKAKMDHNDVFCKRCSCCICHQYDDNKDPSLWLICNADPPFRGLSCGMSCHLECALQHENSGISQDRQDKGLDGSFCCVSCGKVNDLLSSWRKQLVVARDTRRVDILCYRLSLSQKILAGTKHYQHLSSIIDKAVQKLEEDVGPLTGLPVKKARGIVNRLSSGREIQRLCASTLESLDFMLSNRASDMSSVGCNVLGPELVRFADIRASSLMVILNPDDSNMGDVDGYTLWHRKADDADYPGEPTCRLFKPNTKFLLSGLASATQYVLKVVALYTDREAGFCELRFQTQDEEPKSKILEVERSESPVTTNCSSLSNPSSVEDETNNTVPCSNVSDQSQKEATTMAGDIISLLHEEYSMVKTSCSPQEAGTLVKESNKESSNVQMAEDTSTDNGSNTPPRTSLECVPSSEAGLPITPCRFENAKEDAGRGSWPKFGWKDVKTRGERDTEPQAGSSSRKRNGERRDEECSGIGDKDFEYYVKVIRWLEREGHIEMGFRQKFLTWYSLRATPQEARVVKVFIDTFVEDPESLAGQLVDSFSDMVSNKRCLTIPAGFCSKLWH; from the exons ATGTTTGGTGGATCTGGCAAGAGAG GAAGTTTAAGTATGGAGCAGAAGAGACAGCTAATCTATGAAGTTTCAAAGTGGCCAGAGGCAGAGGGTGCATCCGAAATGTTTCAGGCGTGGAGCCGCCAAGAGATACTGCAGGTCCTCTGTGTAGAGCTCGGGAAAGAAAGGAAGTACACCGGATTAACAAAGTCGAAACTAATAGAGAATCTTATGAAAATCGTACGTGAAAAGATATCACAGGAGCCTGGGACTGCAAATGCTTCCGAAGTGGATCCTTCATTAGAAAACGGTGAAAGGACTCCCAAGAGGCAAAGGAAATCCGATCATCCAAATCACCTGGTTGTTGCAAACGGTGCTGCAGTTGTGACCACCGACATTgattcaaataataataccatGTGCTGTAAGAACTCAGCTTGTAAGGCCAAAATGGATCACAATGATGTCTTCTGCAAGAGGTGTTCATGCTGCATTTGTCATCAGTATGATGACAACAAGGACCCCAGCCTGTGGTTGATTTGCAACGCGGACCCTCCATTTCGTGGTCTGTCGTGTGGCATGTCGTGCCATCTTGAATGCGCCTTACAGCATGAGAATTCTGGCATCTCACAGGATAGGCAGGATAAGGGGCTCGATGGGAGCTTCTGTTGTGTATCTTGCGGAAAGGTGAATGATTTGCTCAG TTCTTGGAGAAAGCAACTGGTAGTGGCAAGGGATACGAGGCGTGTTGACATACTGTGCTACAGGCTCTCCTTGAGCCAGAAGATTCTTGCTGGTACCAAACACTACCAGCACCTATCCAGCATCATTGACAAAGCAGTGCAAAAGCTTGAAGAAGATGTAGGCCCTCTAACCGGTCTACCTGTGAAGAAGGCTCGAGGGATTGTGAACCGTCTATCATCAGGCCGAGAAATTCAGAGACTTTGTGCTTCAACTTTGGAGTCTCTAGACTTCATGCTGTCTAACAGAGCTTCTGATATGTCTTCtg TAGGTTGCAATGTACTTGGCCCAGAACTTGTCAGGTTCGCTGACATCCGTGCTTCATCTCTCATGGTGATTCTGAATCCGGACGATTCAAATATGGGAGATGTCGATGGATACACCTTGTGGCATCGGAAAGCTGATGATGCGGACTATCCTGGAGAGCCTACTTGCAGATTGTTTAAACCAAACACTAAGTTCTTGCTTTCCGGTCTAGCTTCTGCAACGCAGTATGTTCTCAAGGTTGTTGCCCTTTACACGGATCGAGAGGCAGGCTTCTGTGAACTAAGGTTTCAGACTCAAGATGAGGAGCCAAAGTCTAAAATCTTGGAAGTGGAAAGGAGTGAGAGCCCAGTGACCACCAACTGCAGCAGTCTGTCTAATCCCTCTTCTGTTGAAGACGAGACAAACAATACTGTCCCTTGCAGCAACGTCTCGGATCAGAGCCAGAAGGAGGCAACGACGATGGCTGGGGATATAATATCTCTGCTGCACGAGGAGTACAGTATGGTAAAGACCAGCTGCAGCCCACAAGAGGCAGGCACATTGGTGAAAGAAAGCAACAAGGAGTCTTCAAATGTGCAAATGGCTGAGGACACGAGCACTGACAATGGGTCTAACACGCCTCCTCGGACTAGCCTAGAATGTGTCCCCAGCTCGGAAGCCGGCCTGCCCATCACTCCCTGCAGGTTTGAGAATGCAAAAGAGGACGCTGGCAGGGGCAGCTGGCCTAAATTTGGCTGGAAAGACGTCAAAACGAGAGGTGAGAGGGACACGGAGCCTCAAGCAGGGAGCTCATCAAGGAAAAGGAATGGTGAGAGGAGAGATGAAGAATGCAGTGGCATAGGAGACAAGGACTTTGAGTACTACGTGAAGGTGATCCGTTGGCTGGAGCGCGAGGGCCATATTGAGATGGGGTTTCGCCAGAAATTCTTGACATGGTACAGCCTGAGAGCAACGCCACAGGAGGCACGCGTTGTGAAGGTATTCATCGATACATTTGTCGAAGATCCTGAGTCTCTTGCTGGGCAGCTTGTTGATTCTTTCTCTGATATGGTTTCGAATAAGAGGTGTTTGACAATCCCGGCTGGATTTTGTTCGAAGCTTTGGCACTGA
- the LOC121804865 gene encoding VIN3-like protein 2 isoform X2, whose protein sequence is MFGGSGKRGSLSMEQKRQLIYEVSKWPEAEGASEMFQAWSRQEILQVLCVELGKERKYTGLTKSKLIENLMKIVREKISQEPGTANASEVDPSLENGERTPKRQRKSDHPNHLVVANGAAVVTTDIDSNNNTMCCKNSACKAKMDHNDVFCKRCSCCICHQYDDNKDPSLWLICNADPPFRGLSCGMSCHLECALQHENSGISQDRQDKGLDGSFCCVSCGKVNDLLSSWRKQLVVARDTRRVDILCYRLSLSQKILAGTKHYQHLSSIIDKAVQKLEEDVGPLTGLPVKKARGIVNRLSSGREIQRLCASTLESLDFMLSNRASDMSSGCNVLGPELVRFADIRASSLMVILNPDDSNMGDVDGYTLWHRKADDADYPGEPTCRLFKPNTKFLLSGLASATQYVLKVVALYTDREAGFCELRFQTQDEEPKSKILEVERSESPVTTNCSSLSNPSSVEDETNNTVPCSNVSDQSQKEATTMAGDIISLLHEEYSMVKTSCSPQEAGTLVKESNKESSNVQMAEDTSTDNGSNTPPRTSLECVPSSEAGLPITPCRFENAKEDAGRGSWPKFGWKDVKTRGERDTEPQAGSSSRKRNGERRDEECSGIGDKDFEYYVKVIRWLEREGHIEMGFRQKFLTWYSLRATPQEARVVKVFIDTFVEDPESLAGQLVDSFSDMVSNKRCLTIPAGFCSKLWH, encoded by the exons ATGTTTGGTGGATCTGGCAAGAGAG GAAGTTTAAGTATGGAGCAGAAGAGACAGCTAATCTATGAAGTTTCAAAGTGGCCAGAGGCAGAGGGTGCATCCGAAATGTTTCAGGCGTGGAGCCGCCAAGAGATACTGCAGGTCCTCTGTGTAGAGCTCGGGAAAGAAAGGAAGTACACCGGATTAACAAAGTCGAAACTAATAGAGAATCTTATGAAAATCGTACGTGAAAAGATATCACAGGAGCCTGGGACTGCAAATGCTTCCGAAGTGGATCCTTCATTAGAAAACGGTGAAAGGACTCCCAAGAGGCAAAGGAAATCCGATCATCCAAATCACCTGGTTGTTGCAAACGGTGCTGCAGTTGTGACCACCGACATTgattcaaataataataccatGTGCTGTAAGAACTCAGCTTGTAAGGCCAAAATGGATCACAATGATGTCTTCTGCAAGAGGTGTTCATGCTGCATTTGTCATCAGTATGATGACAACAAGGACCCCAGCCTGTGGTTGATTTGCAACGCGGACCCTCCATTTCGTGGTCTGTCGTGTGGCATGTCGTGCCATCTTGAATGCGCCTTACAGCATGAGAATTCTGGCATCTCACAGGATAGGCAGGATAAGGGGCTCGATGGGAGCTTCTGTTGTGTATCTTGCGGAAAGGTGAATGATTTGCTCAG TTCTTGGAGAAAGCAACTGGTAGTGGCAAGGGATACGAGGCGTGTTGACATACTGTGCTACAGGCTCTCCTTGAGCCAGAAGATTCTTGCTGGTACCAAACACTACCAGCACCTATCCAGCATCATTGACAAAGCAGTGCAAAAGCTTGAAGAAGATGTAGGCCCTCTAACCGGTCTACCTGTGAAGAAGGCTCGAGGGATTGTGAACCGTCTATCATCAGGCCGAGAAATTCAGAGACTTTGTGCTTCAACTTTGGAGTCTCTAGACTTCATGCTGTCTAACAGAGCTTCTGATATGTCTTCtg GTTGCAATGTACTTGGCCCAGAACTTGTCAGGTTCGCTGACATCCGTGCTTCATCTCTCATGGTGATTCTGAATCCGGACGATTCAAATATGGGAGATGTCGATGGATACACCTTGTGGCATCGGAAAGCTGATGATGCGGACTATCCTGGAGAGCCTACTTGCAGATTGTTTAAACCAAACACTAAGTTCTTGCTTTCCGGTCTAGCTTCTGCAACGCAGTATGTTCTCAAGGTTGTTGCCCTTTACACGGATCGAGAGGCAGGCTTCTGTGAACTAAGGTTTCAGACTCAAGATGAGGAGCCAAAGTCTAAAATCTTGGAAGTGGAAAGGAGTGAGAGCCCAGTGACCACCAACTGCAGCAGTCTGTCTAATCCCTCTTCTGTTGAAGACGAGACAAACAATACTGTCCCTTGCAGCAACGTCTCGGATCAGAGCCAGAAGGAGGCAACGACGATGGCTGGGGATATAATATCTCTGCTGCACGAGGAGTACAGTATGGTAAAGACCAGCTGCAGCCCACAAGAGGCAGGCACATTGGTGAAAGAAAGCAACAAGGAGTCTTCAAATGTGCAAATGGCTGAGGACACGAGCACTGACAATGGGTCTAACACGCCTCCTCGGACTAGCCTAGAATGTGTCCCCAGCTCGGAAGCCGGCCTGCCCATCACTCCCTGCAGGTTTGAGAATGCAAAAGAGGACGCTGGCAGGGGCAGCTGGCCTAAATTTGGCTGGAAAGACGTCAAAACGAGAGGTGAGAGGGACACGGAGCCTCAAGCAGGGAGCTCATCAAGGAAAAGGAATGGTGAGAGGAGAGATGAAGAATGCAGTGGCATAGGAGACAAGGACTTTGAGTACTACGTGAAGGTGATCCGTTGGCTGGAGCGCGAGGGCCATATTGAGATGGGGTTTCGCCAGAAATTCTTGACATGGTACAGCCTGAGAGCAACGCCACAGGAGGCACGCGTTGTGAAGGTATTCATCGATACATTTGTCGAAGATCCTGAGTCTCTTGCTGGGCAGCTTGTTGATTCTTTCTCTGATATGGTTTCGAATAAGAGGTGTTTGACAATCCCGGCTGGATTTTGTTCGAAGCTTTGGCACTGA